In Legionella sp. PATHC035, a genomic segment contains:
- a CDS encoding Rossmann-like and DUF2520 domain-containing protein — protein MKCNIIGAGRLGKNLALALFEAQLISSFSICNRSLDSAQKVCQELGCGQAIANIEHLPAAEITWICCNDDAMSHVVDTLVQHPVLKPQSMVIHCSGVQNSALLQPLKQQGCLVASFHPLKAFKSNYLDAAAFQHVDCVLEGDAEVCDWLIHAFTPLGANLIAIEPDAKVAYHAAACMAANYLITLAACSEELFLHAGINPQQSRQMMINLMQGNLNNLLQTPHIAESLTGPLARGDVQTLALHLQAIENPEIKRLYQSAALSTLPLTQLSAEIIEKIKALCRGDKGNFLLEK, from the coding sequence ATGAAATGCAATATCATAGGCGCAGGTCGATTAGGTAAAAATTTAGCCTTGGCTTTATTTGAGGCTCAACTCATTAGCTCATTTTCGATTTGTAATCGCAGTTTAGACAGCGCGCAAAAAGTCTGCCAAGAGCTTGGTTGCGGACAAGCAATTGCTAACATAGAGCATTTACCTGCAGCGGAGATAACCTGGATCTGCTGTAATGATGATGCCATGAGCCATGTTGTCGACACTCTGGTGCAACATCCTGTTTTAAAACCGCAGTCTATGGTTATTCATTGCAGCGGGGTTCAAAATTCTGCTTTACTGCAGCCCTTAAAGCAACAGGGGTGTTTGGTCGCCAGTTTTCATCCTCTTAAAGCATTTAAAAGCAATTACCTTGATGCGGCGGCGTTTCAGCATGTGGATTGTGTGCTCGAAGGCGATGCCGAAGTCTGTGACTGGTTAATACACGCGTTTACGCCGTTGGGCGCGAATCTTATCGCCATCGAACCTGACGCCAAAGTTGCCTATCATGCGGCAGCATGCATGGCCGCCAATTATTTAATTACCTTAGCAGCCTGTAGTGAGGAATTATTTCTGCACGCAGGAATTAATCCCCAGCAAAGCCGGCAGATGATGATCAACTTAATGCAAGGGAATTTAAATAACTTATTGCAAACCCCACACATTGCCGAATCACTCACCGGCCCCCTGGCAAGAGGCGATGTGCAAACCCTGGCCCTGCATTTGCAGGCTATAGAAAACCCTGAAATTAAGCGCTTGTATCAAAGCGCGGCATTGAGTACGTTACCGTTAACGCAATTATCCGCGGAAATAATAGAAAAAATTAAAGCGCTTTGTAGAGGGGATAAAGGGAATTTTTTACTAGAAAAATAA